From the Piliocolobus tephrosceles isolate RC106 chromosome 14, ASM277652v3, whole genome shotgun sequence genome, the window AAACAAAGTGATGCCAGGAGGCAAATGTCAGATTGAAAACGGGAGCAGTCAAAGGAAGAGAAGTCTCTAATGAGGTACAGTAGCAGACATAGGGGCAGGGGTTGAAGTACAGGAGACAGTGTTCAGAGCCTGCAGAGCATAACACCTTTCAGATGAGGGCAACTGTAGGTGATAAGTGCTTGGAGTAGAGAAGACTGTGGGGCAGGGATCAAAATCAGTGAATGTGGGAAGCGACTAGGAAGTCCATAGGTTCTTATGGGAGTAGGAGATTCTAACACTAATAGGCTTTGTGACCCCATGCAAGTGACTGTCCCTCTTTAGGCTGAGTTTCTGaacctgtaaaataggaataaccTCTGTGTTGCCTGCTTTCTATGAGAACCAAAGAAATAACTAATTTCAAAGTGCTTTGTATCCACCTATCCTCCAGACtggcttccttcctcttcctagATCCCAGATCCACTTATCTCTTGCCCTTCTCCAGGACAATTCTAGGGTCTCCCAGTGTCCCAGAGGCACCACAGAGAACTGCAACCTCTGGGGCCCAGAGAAGAGGCCATTCATTCTACATTTCCTCACAATTAGGGGGGCCATCTGTTCCTCCAAAGGAAGGAATGTAATCTGGACTGCTAGGATCCCTGGGGAAAATCACAGAATCAAATGTCTGCCCTTTGGAGGAGAAAGGACTTTCTAACAATAATATAGCTATACAAAAGAGATTGTACTATCTCTAGAAGAGAGTTTCCCGACAGTAGTTATATGCACCATGATAACCATTCACCTAAAACTAATTCAACTAATAGTCAACAATAGAGTTAGGATTACTCTATTAATACTCTATGATAAACTCATTGAAGGAAATAACAAGCAGCTAATACAAACTATATTTACATAGACTgtacaaatatgaaaaattgaTTACACATGGGTTAGTATCATATGCAATACATAGTATTACATATTGTGAAAAAATGACAGGAAACACCAGAtgttattcattcaacaactacTGAGCACCTATATGTATCAGGccatgtgttaaaaaaaaaaaaaaaaagagaaaaagaaaaaccaaagaaacacAGTGGTAACTTGTTCTATGTGATGTCAGACTAAAACTTACTTAGTGTCTGAGAACATTAGTATTTTGTGACCCCACGTTTCttatgtcaaaaatatatattccagCAGTGCAAACTTGACTCATTGAAAACGCCAggcaccggccgggcgcggtggctcacgcctgtaatcccagcactttgtgagaccgaggcgggaggatcacgaggtcaggagatggagatcatcctggctaacatggtgaaactccgtctctactaaaaatacaaaaaattagccgggcgtgttggcgggctccagtagtcccagctactggggaggctgaggcaggagaatggcgtgaacccggaaagtggagcttgcagtgggccgaaatcgcgccactgcactccagcctggcgacagagcaagactccgtctcaaaaaaaaaaaaaaaaaaaaagaaaaagaaaaagaaaagaaaacgccAGGCACCGAGCTAACTGTATCACACACCTTTTCTGATTAGAAAAGAACAATGAATACATACTCCTTTGCTTATTATAATAGTTGTGCGGCAAGATAGGACACTCCTATCTCCgcctgctcaaaaaaaaaaaaaaaaaaacatgcaaaaaccACAGAATTTTTAACCTATGGAGTCAATGCGTTAACAAGAACATAGAATTAAGGAAGAATTTCCCTTAGATAAGTACATTAAAATCTCCAAAGTGCTCAAGGGACTGAAACTGCCCTTGTGGAGAAAATGCTGCGCATCAGCCCCGCcagttaaaacaaacaagcaaaaaacaaaaaaacacacctcATCCCCGTTCACCTTTAGCCCCATCGGGTGGTTCTTGGAGCCAATAAGCGCCGGATGCCCCCAGAGCCCCGCCCTCCTCCTGGCCGAAGCAGCGAGAGGGTCTAAAATAGCCCTTTCTGCAGCAGGTGACGGAGCCACGCCCCCTTCCTCCCCGCGCACCAATAGGAACCAGACCTTAAGAGGACGAACCAAGAACGAAAAGCCCAACCCACTCGGGAGCCGCAACCTAGAAGCCAGGGTTGTGTATCAAATCCAACTAGGAGAAAATCCCACCTCCAGGCTCCTTAAATCCTTCCAATGGAGTGGAAGTTTCTCTCACAGCGAAACTAGTTAGGGGATCCAATGGGAAAAGAACGTTCACACGGACTAGAAGACGAAGCCAATGGAACGGAAAATTGTCCTCGCGTTGGTAGAAGCAGCCAATGAGATGAAAAGAGCCCGCCTCCAAAGTGGCTGCAGAGCCAATGGGGCGAATCGTGCCCAGGGGCGCGCTCCAATGGGGTAGCAGGGCTCGCCCGGCCGCCGCTACCCCGCTTCCCTGCTCCCGGACTCCCCACCCCCGGCCGGCCGCGGAGCCGAGCGCTGACCCGGGTGAGAGGTTCCCGCGGCTCCGGGAAGATGGCGGCAGTCGTGGTGCTGGCCGCCGGGTTGCGCGCGGCGCGCAGAGCCGTGGCGGCCACGGGGGCGCGCGGGGGGCAGGTGAGAAGTGGCGCGGGAGCGAGTAGGGGGTCCTGCGGGCCCCGAAGCCATCCGGGGCCAGGGCCCCCGAAGGCTCGCAGAGCCGCGCAGAGGTCCTGCCTGTGGCCTCTGCCCCTCCAAGGCACAAGCTCCGGGGCTGTGCGGTGAGGTCGGACTGGTGGCTGCAGAGAACGAGCTAGTGATGATCCCCGCCCTGCGCACGCCTGGTCGCCGAGGTCGGGACAGGGTCACTGCAGCGGCTGCCGCCTCTTTCCACTGCCTGCAGCCCAGCTGGCCCGGTGCCCCCTGCAGGAAATGAGCCTTCTCTTCTTGGAGCCAGTGCTCTGCCCTCGTCAGGCCTCTGGCCTCCTAATGAGCACTAGTGTTAACCTCTCTTCTGCACTTGCCAGAAGCGGCTCGGAGGTCAGAGAATTCATTCCGTCCCATTCTCCCCCAACGTGATGCACTGACGTCAGCCTTCTCTGAAACCCCTGGAAACTGGGACAGCCTTACCCGCAGTCCCCTGGGGCTAGGGAAGCAGAGGTCACTTAGCTGAACTCTTACCTCCACTCATTCAAGGGACAAGAGTTAAAATTCAGAGTCACATGTGACACCCAGATGAGGGGTCAACTAGTGTCAAACAGGGTGATTGCATTAAAACCTAAATAAAACAAGCGACAAGGCTTAAAGATCAGAAAACAAGTAACGGAAATAAGTGGAAATGTACTAAAAAGGTGAGAGTGGAAAGAGATTCAAGCCATCGTAAGAGATTATCGAAACCACCCTTTATTTTAGAAGCTGGGAGAAGGAATTTATCTGAGGTAATTCAGTGGTGTGGTAAGATAGGAACTGAGACCAAAATCCCCAGTATCTCATTCTAGATCCTTTCCCTAAACAGTGCTATATTTCATAGACATGTGAGCAGGAATCAACTGCACTGCTGAATCCTGGATAATAATACTGCCTGTTATCTAACCAGGTCCAGCACCATCTGGCCCTACCCTTTGCTGCTGGTGCTCTGAAATTCAGGGATTTTCCGTCTGGGTGGGAACCACGAATAGGTTCTTAGAAGGACGAAGTTAACAACTACCAGAGCACAGCTTCTGCCAGCTCCCTCCTTTGAATATGGTCGATCCACCTTCAGGTCCGAGGAGCTGCAGGTGTGACTGATGGGAATGAAGTGGCCAAGGCCCAACAGGCAACTCCTGGGGGAGCAGCCCCAACCATCTTCTCCCGGATCCTGGACAGGAGCCTCCCAGCTGACATTCTTTATGAGGACCAGCAGGTGGGGTGCTCTTAGGACCCATCCCCTTAGGAATGTTGTAGATACCATCCACCCTGTTGAAGTAATGTGGCCTCTGGCCTATCACTGCCCCCAGTGTCTTGTGTTCCGTGATGTGGCCCCTCAGGCTCCTGTGCACTTCCTGGTCATTCCTAAGAAGCCCATTCCTCGGATTAGCCAGGCTGAAGAAGAAGACCAGCAGGTGGGAAGAACAGGGCCAGGGTTTGGCTGGGAAGAGCCCTGGACCCAGCTAGAGGTCTTGCTCCCTATGAATGAAACCACCTATGTCCCTCTGCTCTCCCTATAGCTTCTAGGACACCTACTCCTTGTGGCCAAGAAGATAGCAAAGGCCGAGGGCCTGGGAGATGGATACCGACTTGGTGAGTGACTTTTGGCCCTTGGTCCCTCACCTATGAATTCTCATTCCTGCTTCTCAATATGATCTTCATTCTTTGACCTCTGCCATGATCCTGACTCCCTAACCCCAAGCTCAATTTCAGTGATCAACGATGGGAAGCTGGGTGCGCAATCTGTGTATCATCTGCACATTCATGTACTTGGGGGCCGGCAGCTCCAGTGGCCTCCAGGTTGAACCTGCCAACTGACCAAAGGACACCAGACTCTGGATGCTTGGATGGAAAGGGAAAAATTGACCCTGTGATGCTAATAAAACTGTTATCCCTTAATCATGCTCTCCTGtctttaatataaaatgttataccacaaaggggaaagaaaactGATTCAGGGCTATGATGCCCCTTGACTGGTCTGAGTGAAAGACACTGAGGAGGGTCCAACCTGTGGTTAAAGGTTGCCTGCAGATACGTAAGTCTTCTTGACAAGTGGACCACCCTAGGTCAAGCTTCTAGAAAAGTTAACAGTAGGAATGAGCCTAAATGAGTAGGAAGAAACTGAAAGCCATAAGAAACTGAAAGCCCATCCTGGCCCTTCTTCAGAGGTCAAACCAGGTTCTAAGGGGGCTTAGGAGGAGGGTTGTCAATATGAGAATCTTTTATTAGAGGAGGAGTAATCACCCAAACAAAAGCGGCTGCCTTTTCACTATTCCATGTCTCACCATTTTGCTCAAGctagtttgtttattttcaacCTTAACATTTGTTAAAGACCCTACTCACTTTTGAGAATGAACTAAGCAAACTAAAGGGAAGCTACTGTTGCCTCTCTGCAAACACCAAGTAGGCTGTTACCTAATGCCACAGGCCTGTGCCTGTTTACAACATAGCCCCATAAAGCATCACCTTAGAAAACCGCAAAGACTGTTCGGGCGTGGAGGGCGAGGTCTTAAGCCAGCGGAACCCTAAAACCCGATCTGAGGCGGATTGCCGCTGGGACCGGAAAGCGGTCCTCCCTCACAGCACTAGGCTGAAGACTTCCGCCCCGCAGAGGAGTTGCCTCCACCCCCACCTGCAAGTCCACCTAACTCTACTTCTGCGCAGGCTCCAGGAGTTGTTTGCTGTCTCTATGGCAACCCGGTAGCTGGAGTCTGAAGATGGAGACCAACGAGTCTACGGAGGGATCGCGGTCGCGGTGAGAGCCGCAGCTCTGGCTGCAGGCAGAAGGGGACGAGGAAGGTCAGCGGACTTCCTCTGCTGCGCTTTTGACAGCCTTGTGTTTGCTTTCTTTCAGATCTTTAGACATACAGCCCAGCTCCGAAGGACTGGAGCCCACCTCGGAACCGTTTCCTTCTTCAGATGACAGTCCTAGGTCGGCCCTGGCAGCTGCAACCGCAGCAGCTGCAGCGGCTGCATCAGCTGCTGCAGCTACTGCAGCCTTCACCACCACCAAAGCAGCTGCATTATCTACAAAGACCCCAGCTCCCTGCTCTGAGTTCATGGAGCCATCCTCTGACCCCAGCCTTCTTGGGGAGCCCTGTGCGGAACCCAGCTTTACCCACAATAGAGCCCATGGGAGTCTTGGCTTTGAGCCCGTCTATGTTTCCTGTATTGCTCAGGACCCTTGCAGTACAACCGACCATAGTTCTAACTCTGGCGTTGTTCCAGGCTCTAGCTCTGGGCCTGTTCTTGGCTCCAGCTCAGGTGCTGGCCatggctctggctctggctctggctctggtCCTGATCATGGCTCTGTCCCTGGCTCTGGCTCTGTCCCTGGCTGTGGCTCTGTCCCTGTCTCTGGCTCTGGTCGTGGTCCTGGCTCTGGTCCTGGTCATGGCTCTGGCTCTCATCCTGGTCCTACCTCTGGGCCTGGTCCAGGCACTGGCCCTGACTCTGAGCTCAGCCCCTATATTCCTCCAGGGTTCAGAAACCTGGGGGCAGATCGGGTCCCTAACTATACCTCCTGGAGTCAGCACTGCCCCTGGGAGCCCCAGAAACAACCACCTTGGGAATTTTTGCAAGTCTTAGAACCGGGTGTCCGAGGACTATGGAAACCCCCAGACATTAAAGGGAAGCCTACAATTCACTATGAAACATTGCCACGGGGCCAGTGCCTCCTCTACAACTGGGAGGAAGAGGTATTAAAGTTTTGGCCT encodes:
- the HINT2 gene encoding histidine triad nucleotide-binding protein 2, mitochondrial, with product MAAVVVLAAGLRAARRAVAATGARGGQVRGAAGVTDGNEVAKAQQATPGGAAPTIFSRILDRSLPADILYEDQQCLVFRDVAPQAPVHFLVIPKKPIPRISQAEEEDQQLLGHLLLVAKKIAKAEGLGDGYRLVINDGKLGAQSVYHLHIHVLGGRQLQWPPG
- the SPAG8 gene encoding sperm-associated antigen 8 isoform X2, which produces METNESTEGSRSRSLDIQPSSEGLEPTSEPFPSSDDSPRSALAAATAAAAAAASAAAATAAFTTTKAAALSTKTPAPCSEFMEPSSDPSLLGEPCAEPSFTHNRAHGSLGFEPVYVSCIAQDPCSTTDHSSNSGVVPGSSSGPVLGSSSGAGHGSGSGSGSGPDHGSVPGSGSVPGCGSVPVSGSGRGPGSGPGHGSGSHPGPTSGPGPGTGPDSELSPYIPPGFRNLGADRVPNYTSWSQHCPWEPQKQPPWEFLQVLEPGVRGLWKPPDIKGKPTIHYETLPRGQCLLYNWEEERATNHLDQVPSMQHGSESFFFRHGHRGLLTMQLKSPMPRSTTQKDSYQPPGNVYWPLRGKREAMLEMLLQHQICKEVQAEQEPTRKLFEVESVTHHDYRMELVQSGTPAPTKEQPETFWIQRAPQLPGVSNIRTLDTPFRKNCSFSTPVPLSLGQLLPYEPENYPHQLGEISSLSCQGGRLGGGGGE
- the SPAG8 gene encoding sperm-associated antigen 8 isoform X4, which gives rise to METNESTEGSRSRSLDIQPSSEGLEPTSEPFPSSDDSPRSALAAATAAAAAAASAAAATAAFTTTKAAALSTKTPAPCSEFMEPSSDPSLLGEPCAEPSFTHNRAHGSLGFEPVYVSCIAQDPCSTTDHSSNSGVVPGSSSGPVLGSSSGAGHGSGSGSGSGPDHGSVPGSGSVPGCGSVPVSGSGRGPGSGPGHGSGSHPGPTSGPGPGTGPDSELSPYIPPGFRNLGADRVPNYTSWSQHCPWEPQKQPPWEFLQVLEPGVRGLWKPPDIKGKPTIHYETLPRGQCLLYNWEEERATNHLDQVPSMQHGSESFFFRHGHRGLLTMQLKSPMPRSTTQKDSYQPPGNVYWPLRGPPCPPSALSQGSVKPCWRCFCSIRSVKRYRQNRNPQGSSLRSSL
- the SPAG8 gene encoding sperm-associated antigen 8 isoform X1, with product METNESTEGSRSRSLDIQPSSEGLEPTSEPFPSSDDSPRSALAAATAAAAAAASAAAATAAFTTTKAAALSTKTPAPCSEFMEPSSDPSLLGEPCAEPSFTHNRAHGSLGFEPVYVSCIAQDPCSTTDHSSNSGVVPGSSSGPVLGSSSGAGHGSGSGSGSGPDHGSVPGSGSVPGCGSVPVSGSGRGPGSGPGHGSGSHPGPTSGPGPGTGPDSELSPYIPPGFRNLGADRVPNYTSWSQHCPWEPQKQPPWEFLQVLEPGVRGLWKPPDIKGKPTIHYETLPRGQCLLYNWEEERATNHLDQVPSMQHGSESFFFRHGHRGLLTMQLKSPMPRSTTQKDSYQPPGNVYWPLRGKREAMLEMLLQHQICKEVQAEQEPTRKLFEVESVTHHDYRMELVQSGTPAPTKPHDYRQEQPETFWIQRAPQLPGVSNIRTLDTPFRKNCSFSTPVPLSLGQLLPYEPENYPHQLGEISSLSCQGGRLGGGGGE
- the SPAG8 gene encoding sperm-associated antigen 8 isoform X3; translation: METNESTEGSRSRSLDIQPSSEGLEPTSEPFPSSDDSPRSALAAATAAAAAAASAAAATAAFTTTKAAALSTKTPAPCSEFMEPSSDPSLLGEPCAEPSFTHNRAHGSLGFEPVYVSCIAQDPCSTTDHSSNSGVVPGSSSGPVLGSSSGAGHGSGSGSGSGPDHGSVPGSGSVPGCGSVPVSGSGRGPGSGPGHGSGSHPGPTSGPGPGTGPDSELSPYIPPGFRNLGADRVPNYTSWSQHCPWEPQKQPPWEFLQVLEPGVRGLWKPPDIKGKPTIHYETLPRGQCLLYNWEEERATNHLDQVPSMQHGSESFFFRHGHRGLLTMQLKSPMPRSTTQKDSYQPPGNVYWPLRGPPCPPSALSQGSVKPCWRCFCSIRSGKGLGKREEGGGGEKLGENGLDTSRAT